A region of Anaerolineae bacterium DNA encodes the following proteins:
- a CDS encoding aminotransferase class V-fold PLP-dependent enzyme — translation MAVYLDNAATSWPKPESVYRAVEDFMRNVGATPGRGGHWREEQAQRIATEARQAIAQLVNAPAPEGVIFTMNATQAINIGLKGLLRPGDHVITSSIEHNAVWRPLKALERRDVLLTAIPCAPDGTLDPEDVARAIRRETRLLVVTHASNVLGTLLPIGELGKIAHQHGIYFMVDAAQTAGAYPIDMQAMHIDLLAFAGHKGTYGPHGTGALVLRPDIHLDTIMEGGSGIHSADEAMPAELPLRLEPGSQNAAGIAGLLAGVRFVLENGVEHIRGHEMGLTRRFIERTADIPGLRILGPADLSQRVAVISLTVEGYFPDQLAAVLDKVFDVATRAGLHCAPQAHRTAGTLEDGALRFSPGYFNTEEDIDFAAQALHEAL, via the coding sequence ATGGCCGTATATCTTGACAATGCCGCCACTAGCTGGCCCAAACCCGAGAGTGTCTACCGGGCCGTAGAGGACTTTATGCGCAACGTTGGTGCCACTCCCGGCCGGGGCGGCCACTGGCGTGAGGAACAGGCCCAGCGCATCGCCACCGAAGCGCGTCAGGCCATTGCCCAATTGGTGAACGCGCCGGCGCCGGAAGGGGTTATCTTCACCATGAACGCTACCCAGGCTATCAATATCGGCCTCAAAGGTCTTCTGCGGCCTGGCGACCATGTCATCACTTCTTCTATCGAACATAATGCCGTCTGGCGGCCGCTGAAAGCGCTGGAACGGCGCGACGTCCTCCTCACTGCCATCCCCTGTGCGCCGGACGGTACCTTGGACCCGGAGGACGTGGCGCGCGCTATCCGTCGGGAAACGCGCTTGCTGGTGGTGACCCATGCCTCCAATGTGCTGGGAACGCTCCTGCCCATTGGTGAGCTGGGGAAGATCGCCCATCAGCACGGCATCTATTTCATGGTGGATGCGGCGCAGACCGCCGGCGCCTATCCCATTGACATGCAGGCCATGCACATTGATCTGTTGGCTTTCGCCGGCCATAAGGGTACCTATGGCCCGCATGGCACCGGCGCGCTGGTCTTGCGCCCCGATATTCACCTGGACACTATCATGGAAGGCGGCTCAGGCATTCACTCGGCGGACGAGGCGATGCCGGCGGAACTGCCCCTGCGGCTGGAACCCGGCTCGCAGAATGCCGCCGGCATCGCCGGCCTGCTGGCCGGCGTGCGCTTCGTCCTGGAAAACGGCGTGGAGCACATTCGCGGGCATGAGATGGGCTTGACGCGCCGCTTCATAGAGCGCACCGCCGACATTCCCGGCCTGCGCATTTTGGGGCCGGCGGACCTGTCCCAGCGCGTGGCGGTCATCTCCTTGACGGTCGAGGGCTATTTCCCGGACCAGTTGGCCGCCGTGCTGGACAAAGTCTTTGATGTGGCCACGCGCGCCGGCCTGCACTGCGCCCCGCAAGCCCACCGCACCGCCGGCACCCTGGAGGACGGCGCCCTGCGCTTCAGCCCGGGCTACTTCAACACCGAAGAGGATATTGACTTCGCCGCCCAGGCCCTGCACGAGGCATTATGA